The following proteins come from a genomic window of Candidatus Krumholzibacteriia bacterium:
- a CDS encoding ABC transporter ATP-binding protein has product MIELDGIERVFVVGDQRVHALDGVDLHIEAGEYVSIMGPSGSGKSTLLNVIGCLDRPTAGQYRLDGRRVADLDETELARLRRETIGFVFQTFHLVPRLDGRGNVELPLLFAGVEPSERRRRADEALASVDLQDRAHHRPAQLSGGQRQRVAIARALVTRPRVILADEPTGNLDTHSGAEIVRLLESSNDEGMTLVVVSHDPEIAGRASRRVRIVDGRIRDDDREVRS; this is encoded by the coding sequence GTGATCGAGCTCGACGGCATCGAGCGGGTCTTCGTGGTGGGCGATCAGAGGGTCCACGCGCTCGACGGGGTCGACCTGCACATCGAGGCCGGTGAGTACGTGTCGATCATGGGACCGTCGGGATCCGGCAAGAGCACCCTCCTGAACGTGATCGGGTGCCTGGATCGTCCGACCGCCGGCCAGTACCGCCTCGACGGCCGCCGGGTCGCCGATCTCGACGAGACCGAACTGGCACGACTCCGGCGCGAGACCATCGGCTTCGTGTTCCAGACCTTCCACCTGGTCCCCCGCCTGGACGGGCGGGGGAACGTGGAGCTGCCGCTGCTCTTCGCCGGCGTCGAGCCGAGCGAGCGACGCCGACGCGCCGACGAAGCACTCGCGTCGGTCGACCTGCAGGATCGTGCGCATCACCGTCCCGCCCAGTTGTCCGGAGGACAGCGGCAACGGGTGGCGATCGCCCGGGCGCTGGTCACCCGTCCCCGGGTGATCCTGGCGGACGAGCCCACCGGCAATCTCGACACGCATTCCGGGGCCGAGATCGTCCGTTTGTTGGAGTCGTCGAACGACGAGGGGATGACGCTCGTCGTGGTCTCGCACGATCCGGAGATCGCCGGCCGGGCATCGCGGCGGGTGCGGATCGTCGACGGCAGGATCCGCGACGACGACCGGGAGGTGCGGTCGTGA
- a CDS encoding ABC transporter permease gives MRLRDLAGYAGGGLRGHRLRTLLTLLGVTIGVAAVVILTSLGEGARRYVVGEFASLGSNLVILVPGKTETEGLGPLVSTAEHDLTLDDAAAVQRRVRGVRSVAPVVVGTARAEFRERGRDITVLGTSRPMLDVRQLEVRVGRYLPSETTRGPICVLGATVARELFVNRNPLGESIRVGGMRLRVVGLMAPRGQSLGMDLDEVVHVPVETAMHLFDQSSLFRVVVEARSAGGVERVQEDALALLAERHGTEDVTAITQDAVLSTFDRILGALTIALGAIAAISLTVAGIGIMNVMLVAVSERTREIGLLKALGATRRQVLTVFLLEAAVISGSGGLLGLGVGLAAATVLRLGVEGYPVQPPVWAVVAALIVSATVGVVFGLVPARRAMRLDPVDALTRHRG, from the coding sequence GTGAGGTTGCGCGACCTCGCCGGGTACGCCGGGGGCGGGCTGCGCGGCCATCGTCTTCGTACGCTGCTCACGCTGTTGGGCGTGACCATCGGTGTGGCCGCAGTGGTGATCCTGACGAGTCTGGGAGAGGGTGCGCGTCGCTACGTGGTGGGCGAGTTCGCCTCGCTGGGCTCGAACCTCGTGATCCTCGTCCCGGGCAAGACCGAGACCGAAGGACTGGGGCCCCTGGTGAGCACCGCGGAACACGACCTCACGCTCGACGATGCCGCGGCCGTGCAACGACGCGTGCGCGGAGTCCGGAGCGTGGCGCCGGTCGTGGTCGGAACCGCGCGGGCCGAGTTCCGTGAACGCGGGCGTGACATCACGGTTCTCGGGACCAGCCGTCCCATGCTCGACGTCCGTCAGCTCGAGGTCCGCGTGGGCCGCTATCTGCCGAGCGAGACCACTCGGGGGCCGATCTGTGTGCTCGGTGCGACCGTGGCGCGCGAACTCTTCGTGAACCGCAATCCGCTCGGCGAGAGCATCCGTGTGGGAGGTATGCGCCTGCGTGTGGTGGGCCTGATGGCCCCGCGGGGCCAATCCCTGGGCATGGACCTCGACGAGGTGGTGCACGTTCCGGTCGAGACCGCCATGCACCTCTTCGACCAGTCGAGCCTGTTCCGTGTGGTCGTCGAGGCTCGAAGTGCCGGTGGCGTGGAACGGGTGCAGGAAGACGCCCTGGCCCTGCTCGCCGAGCGCCACGGCACCGAAGACGTCACGGCGATCACGCAGGACGCGGTCCTGTCGACCTTCGATCGCATCCTGGGTGCGCTCACGATCGCCCTGGGGGCCATCGCGGCGATCTCGCTCACGGTGGCCGGCATCGGGATCATGAACGTGATGCTCGTGGCCGTCAGCGAGCGCACCCGTGAGATCGGTCTGCTCAAGGCCCTGGGTGCGACCCGGCGCCAGGTGCTCACCGTGTTCCTGCTCGAGGCGGCGGTGATCTCCGGGAGCGGCGGACTGCTCGGCCTGGGTGTGGGGCTCGCCGCGGCCACCGTCCTGCGCCTCGGCGTGGAGGGTTACCCCGTCCAACCTCCGGTCTGGGCCGTGGTCGCCGCCCTGATCGTCTCGGCCACGGTGGGCGTGGTCTTCGGGCTGGTTCCCGCGCGGCGGGCCATGCGTCTGGATCCCGTCGACGCACTGACGAGGCACCGCGGATGA
- a CDS encoding ABC transporter permease translates to MILEDGFLHAARAVRMHRQRSLLTMLGITIGIGSVILLTSVGEGLRTFLVKEFTQFGTNLVAINPGSVETSGLAGAVGVTVHPLTVDDAEALQRIRGVAAVVPVAMGTAAIERGRLSRNVFVYGVNHAVPEVWKMDVRVGRFLPDTGMRRAPPVCVLGPTSKRELFGADNALGEFVRVAGRRFRVIGILESKGEFVGIDIDDAVYVPVSRAQSMFRGDELQEIDLLLHSVDLEDRVQGEVTRILTERHGGEKDFTVTSQTSMLESLDRIMDIVGLAVGAIAGISLLVGSIGILTMMWISVNERTAEIGLAKALGATPRQILGLFLAEAAILSTSGGVLGLVSGLGIAALLDLAGLPMHTPVVFVVLALVVSISVGLLSGILPARRAARLDPVEALGVD, encoded by the coding sequence ATGATCCTCGAAGACGGATTCCTCCACGCCGCCCGCGCGGTCCGCATGCACCGGCAACGGTCGTTGCTCACCATGCTGGGCATCACGATCGGAATCGGGTCGGTGATCCTGCTCACCAGTGTCGGCGAGGGTCTGCGGACCTTTCTCGTGAAGGAATTCACCCAGTTCGGCACGAATCTCGTCGCGATCAATCCCGGCAGCGTCGAGACCTCGGGCCTGGCCGGTGCGGTCGGAGTGACGGTGCATCCGTTGACGGTGGACGACGCCGAAGCACTGCAGCGTATCCGCGGAGTGGCCGCCGTCGTTCCCGTGGCCATGGGAACCGCCGCCATCGAGCGCGGCCGCCTGTCGCGGAACGTGTTCGTGTACGGCGTGAACCACGCCGTGCCCGAGGTCTGGAAGATGGACGTCCGCGTGGGCCGCTTTCTTCCCGACACGGGAATGCGCCGAGCGCCACCGGTCTGTGTACTCGGTCCCACCTCGAAGCGAGAGCTCTTCGGCGCCGACAACGCGCTCGGCGAGTTCGTCCGCGTGGCCGGCCGGCGCTTCCGGGTGATCGGAATCCTCGAGAGCAAGGGCGAGTTCGTGGGCATCGACATCGACGACGCCGTCTACGTGCCCGTGTCCCGCGCGCAATCGATGTTCCGGGGCGATGAATTGCAGGAGATCGACCTGTTGCTCCACAGCGTCGATCTCGAGGATCGTGTGCAGGGCGAAGTCACGCGTATCCTGACCGAACGGCACGGTGGCGAGAAGGACTTCACCGTGACCTCGCAGACCAGCATGCTCGAGAGCCTGGACCGCATCATGGACATCGTCGGCCTGGCCGTGGGCGCGATCGCAGGAATCAGTCTGCTCGTGGGATCGATCGGCATCCTGACCATGATGTGGATCTCGGTGAACGAGCGCACCGCCGAGATCGGTCTGGCCAAGGCCCTCGGAGCCACACCGCGTCAGATCCTGGGTCTCTTCCTGGCCGAAGCCGCCATCCTGTCGACCAGTGGCGGTGTCCTGGGTCTGGTCTCCGGACTGGGGATCGCCGCACTGCTGGACCTGGCCGGACTGCCCATGCACACGCCCGTGGTGTTCGTGGTGCTCGCCCTGGTGGTGTCGATCTCGGTGGGACTGCTCAGCGGGATCCTCCCCGCCCGGCGGGCCGCGCGCCTCGACCCGGTCGAAGCCCTGGGGGTCGACTGA
- a CDS encoding hemolysin family protein, translated as MTLLVVYVALALAVSFLCSILEAVLLSLTPSYISLLRKQRPRVGRMLESYKNDIDRPLSAILSLNTIAHTVGATGAGAQAVRVFGEAWVGVISAVLTLLILVLSEIVPKTLGATYWRALAPSVAYTLRALVVSMAPLVWMSQGITRLLSRDRSVTAVSREELAALAESGWREGVFEASESHILQSLMRAAPLRARDVMTPRVVVSTLPESRTVGEVAIDAAQLRFSRIPVHADHREDITGYVRKDELLIAKFHGEDQRTLRSMRRSILVVPESLPLVDLFEQLLAGSEVVAQVIDEHGGLAGLVTMEDVVETFLGLEIVDELDSVEDMRALAQLRWKRRARELGLIEDDTGDAGAPGDGSGG; from the coding sequence ATGACCCTACTCGTCGTCTATGTCGCGCTCGCGCTCGCGGTGTCCTTCCTGTGTTCGATCCTCGAGGCCGTGCTGCTCAGCCTGACGCCGTCGTACATCTCGTTGCTGCGCAAGCAGAGGCCGCGCGTGGGGCGTATGCTCGAGTCGTACAAGAACGACATCGACCGCCCCTTGTCGGCGATCCTGTCGCTGAACACGATCGCCCACACCGTCGGCGCGACCGGAGCCGGTGCGCAGGCGGTGCGTGTGTTCGGAGAGGCGTGGGTGGGCGTGATCTCGGCCGTGCTCACGTTGCTGATCCTGGTGCTGTCGGAGATCGTGCCCAAGACCCTGGGGGCCACCTACTGGCGCGCCCTCGCTCCCTCGGTGGCCTACACGCTGCGGGCGCTCGTGGTGTCGATGGCTCCGCTGGTCTGGATGTCCCAGGGAATCACCCGTCTGCTCTCTCGAGATCGGTCCGTGACCGCCGTGAGTCGAGAGGAACTGGCCGCGTTGGCCGAGAGCGGCTGGCGTGAAGGCGTGTTCGAGGCCAGCGAGTCGCACATCCTGCAGAGCCTGATGCGGGCAGCCCCCCTGCGAGCGCGGGACGTGATGACGCCCCGGGTGGTGGTGAGCACTCTTCCCGAGTCCAGGACGGTGGGCGAGGTCGCGATCGACGCGGCCCAGTTGCGATTCTCGCGGATTCCCGTGCACGCGGACCACCGTGAGGACATCACGGGCTACGTCCGCAAGGACGAGCTGCTCATCGCCAAGTTCCACGGCGAGGATCAGCGTACCCTGCGCTCGATGCGACGCTCGATCCTGGTCGTGCCCGAGTCCCTTCCACTGGTCGATCTGTTCGAGCAGCTCCTCGCCGGGAGCGAGGTGGTCGCCCAGGTGATCGACGAGCACGGCGGCCTGGCCGGACTGGTCACCATGGAGGACGTGGTCGAGACCTTTCTCGGGCTGGAGATCGTCGACGAACTCGACTCGGTCGAGGACATGCGGGCCCTGGCCCAGCTGCGATGGAAGCGTCGGGCGCGTGAGTTGGGGTTGATCGAGGACGATACCGGTGATGCGGGCGCTCCGGGCGACGGATCGGGCGGATAG